In one window of Cytophagaceae bacterium ABcell3 DNA:
- a CDS encoding asparagine synthetase B — protein sequence MKKELFITLLLFILSPAVFASKILIPMDDGQKNHLKSYGISYWALTQGVDVNWLLNYRGGSFMFHHNEKLEKECLIRGVSYEVISEAKATSILEKISMPDVNMEVVKLEKAPKIAVYSPKTKLPWDDAVTLVLTYAEIPYDIVFDDEVMYGELPKYDWLHLHHEDFTGQYGKFYAMYKNQPWYIKQQEEYEAVARKHGFDKVSQLKLGVVKKIRDFCAGGGFLFAMCSATDTYDIALAAQDTDICESMYDGDPADPDAQSKLNFDYTFAFQDFKLVTNPYEYEYSNIDNNPHERGGINEKNDFFNLFEFSAKWDLIPSMLTQNHESTIKGFMGQTTAFKKHLIKPEVLILGENKAAGEAKYIHGTYGKGTWTFYGGHDPEDYQHFVGEEPTDLNLHPNSPGYRLILNNILFPAAKKKKRKT from the coding sequence ATGAAAAAAGAACTTTTTATCACACTTTTACTATTTATCCTTTCACCAGCTGTCTTTGCCTCCAAGATTCTTATCCCCATGGACGATGGACAAAAAAACCATCTAAAGTCTTATGGTATATCTTACTGGGCGCTAACGCAGGGAGTGGATGTAAACTGGCTGCTTAACTATCGCGGGGGCAGCTTTATGTTCCATCACAACGAAAAGCTCGAAAAGGAATGCTTGATCAGAGGGGTAAGTTATGAGGTAATCTCAGAGGCAAAAGCAACGAGTATTCTCGAAAAAATTTCCATGCCCGATGTTAATATGGAAGTTGTAAAACTTGAAAAAGCCCCTAAAATTGCGGTTTACTCCCCAAAAACCAAACTCCCGTGGGACGATGCTGTAACATTGGTACTCACATATGCCGAAATTCCTTATGATATTGTATTTGACGACGAAGTGATGTATGGAGAGCTCCCTAAATATGACTGGCTACACTTGCACCATGAAGATTTCACAGGCCAGTATGGCAAGTTTTACGCAATGTATAAAAACCAGCCTTGGTATATTAAACAACAAGAAGAATATGAAGCTGTAGCCCGCAAGCATGGCTTTGACAAAGTATCGCAACTAAAGCTTGGTGTCGTTAAGAAAATCAGGGATTTTTGTGCAGGCGGAGGTTTCCTTTTTGCGATGTGTTCTGCAACAGATACCTATGACATTGCCTTGGCTGCTCAAGACACTGATATTTGTGAAAGCATGTACGATGGGGACCCAGCAGATCCTGATGCACAAAGTAAACTGAACTTTGATTATACATTTGCCTTTCAGGATTTCAAGCTGGTCACCAATCCTTACGAATACGAGTATTCCAATATAGACAACAACCCACATGAAAGAGGGGGAATTAACGAAAAAAATGATTTTTTCAACTTGTTTGAGTTCTCCGCCAAATGGGATTTGATACCTTCTATGCTCACCCAAAACCATGAATCAACGATCAAAGGGTTTATGGGACAAACCACAGCTTTTAAAAAGCACCTGATCAAACCAGAGGTATTGATATTGGGAGAAAATAAAGCTGCTGGGGAAGCAAAGTATATACATGGGACCTACGGTAAAGGCACCTGGACGTTTTACGGAGGCCACGACCCAGAAGATTATCAACATTTTGTGGGAGAAGAACCTACAGACTTGAACCTTCACCCTAATTCGCCCGGTTATCGCCTAATCTTAAATAATATTCTTTTCCCTGCTGCAAAAAAGAAAAAAAGGAAAACCTAG
- a CDS encoding tRNA-(ms[2]io[6]A)-hydroxylase has protein sequence MLGLKLPTDPRWVNIAEKSINEILTDHAYCEQKAASTCISLIIQYPEKEKLVETLAPIVTEEWGHFRMVLRELGKRGFKLGGKRVDEYVTELFKLERKGGKRERQLMDKLLISALIEARSCERFRLLSLHISDDDLKSFYHELMISEAGHYRTFVDLAKEYMPEEEVKSRLQEMLDEEANIINNLELRGDRMH, from the coding sequence ATGCTTGGACTAAAACTTCCAACAGATCCACGGTGGGTAAACATTGCCGAAAAAAGTATTAATGAAATCCTTACAGATCATGCCTACTGCGAACAGAAAGCGGCTTCTACCTGTATTTCTTTAATTATTCAATATCCTGAAAAAGAGAAGTTGGTAGAAACTTTAGCACCCATTGTTACAGAAGAATGGGGGCACTTCAGAATGGTACTGCGTGAGCTTGGAAAAAGAGGTTTCAAGCTGGGCGGTAAGCGTGTAGATGAATATGTTACCGAATTATTTAAGCTTGAGCGAAAAGGAGGAAAGCGGGAGCGACAGTTGATGGACAAATTATTGATCAGCGCACTGATAGAAGCCCGTAGTTGCGAGCGTTTTAGATTGCTTTCACTGCATATTAGCGATGACGACCTAAAGTCTTTTTATCATGAACTGATGATCTCAGAAGCAGGTCATTACCGTACTTTTGTAGATTTGGCCAAAGAATATATGCCAGAAGAAGAAGTAAAATCCCGCCTACAAGAAATGCTGGATGAGGAAGCAAATATTATAAATAACCTAGAGCTGAGAGGGGATAGGATGCATTGA
- a CDS encoding putative porin, which translates to MAFACTARAQIVDDTTQLIYGPHTTFYVLENEVLNNQEELHQVDTTLDGLHNFRAAYRAYDTPFQDLGQWGTALNHMFYQRPRHLGRQMGFDAFLPYAADPEFMKFYDTRSPFADVSYVQGGHGQQMGRASYTRNISPQWNFGFDLDRFTAHRNINLRGRNDIMVSHWQFNVHSRYFSADRKYQIMGSFTTMDHSSGETGGIDVGRLPADDLFFFELSPSRLRNPTNQGAISVHKQTALRVYQQYAIDSVRLQVFHVFDGRSRLNRFRHQLQGTPDTLFYTQPPFSPDNGFHYFFNPTRTYDQTRFFDAQNTFGVKGNAGNLYYRGWYRNRVLDYHQIGLEEFMQGPRTFVENFFGGLVRYDIGDNTNVDGSAEINPGRDYYIRSNFRSKYFIAGANHMAYSPTMLQQHYVSNQFIWNNDFDLTTLTDGYAGLRYRNSFLRASVTGNVSRLDNYIYFNQQAVPEQATEQVNVYSADLNLHMWWRFLNFELFARRSHTTGADVIRLPQNYLHSRFYLEGPLFRDALFLQLGADVLYFNRYRGDNYMPVTQQFYLNDGIGPGMTTGGYPLLNVFLNAQIKTVRVFAQLNHANQYIFDELFDREGYFMTPLYTDLPMNFIFGVNWRFYD; encoded by the coding sequence ATGGCCTTTGCTTGTACGGCAAGGGCACAGATTGTGGACGATACTACCCAACTTATATATGGTCCGCATACCACCTTCTATGTTCTGGAAAATGAGGTGCTCAACAACCAGGAAGAGCTTCATCAGGTTGACACCACATTGGACGGACTGCACAATTTTAGGGCGGCATACCGTGCTTATGATACACCTTTTCAGGATTTAGGGCAATGGGGAACGGCGCTAAACCATATGTTTTACCAAAGGCCACGGCACTTGGGACGGCAAATGGGGTTTGATGCTTTCTTGCCTTATGCCGCAGATCCCGAGTTTATGAAGTTTTACGATACAAGGTCTCCTTTTGCAGATGTTAGCTATGTGCAAGGGGGACATGGACAGCAAATGGGACGGGCTTCTTATACCAGAAATATAAGTCCACAATGGAATTTTGGCTTTGACCTCGACAGGTTTACAGCACATAGGAATATAAACCTGCGGGGGCGTAACGATATTATGGTTAGCCACTGGCAGTTTAATGTTCATAGTAGGTATTTTTCAGCAGACAGGAAATATCAAATTATGGGAAGCTTTACGACCATGGACCATTCATCTGGCGAAACTGGTGGTATAGATGTAGGGCGACTTCCTGCCGACGACCTTTTCTTTTTTGAGCTGTCTCCTTCCAGATTACGAAACCCCACGAACCAGGGCGCCATAAGTGTACATAAGCAAACCGCCTTGAGGGTATATCAGCAGTATGCAATAGATTCTGTGCGCTTGCAGGTTTTCCATGTTTTTGACGGACGGAGCCGCTTGAACAGGTTCAGGCATCAACTACAAGGAACACCGGATACTCTTTTTTATACGCAACCTCCTTTTTCTCCAGACAATGGTTTTCATTATTTTTTTAATCCAACAAGAACTTATGACCAAACACGTTTTTTTGATGCTCAAAATACTTTTGGGGTAAAAGGAAATGCAGGAAACCTCTATTATAGAGGATGGTATAGAAATCGGGTGTTGGATTATCACCAGATAGGTTTGGAGGAGTTCATGCAGGGGCCGAGAACCTTTGTAGAGAACTTTTTTGGTGGGCTGGTGCGGTATGATATAGGTGATAATACAAATGTAGATGGTTCTGCAGAGATAAACCCTGGTAGAGATTATTATATAAGAAGTAATTTCCGAAGTAAATACTTTATAGCGGGAGCCAACCATATGGCTTACTCCCCTACAATGCTCCAACAGCATTATGTCTCTAACCAATTCATATGGAACAATGACTTTGACTTGACCACTCTTACAGATGGCTATGCCGGCTTAAGGTATAGGAACTCGTTTCTTAGGGCCAGTGTCACAGGAAATGTAAGCAGGCTGGACAACTATATCTACTTCAACCAGCAGGCTGTCCCTGAACAGGCAACCGAGCAAGTAAATGTTTATTCTGCAGATCTTAACCTGCACATGTGGTGGAGGTTCTTAAATTTTGAGCTGTTTGCACGTCGTTCCCATACTACTGGAGCCGATGTTATTCGTCTACCGCAAAATTATCTCCATTCCCGTTTTTATTTAGAAGGGCCTTTGTTTAGAGATGCGTTGTTTTTGCAGCTAGGGGCTGATGTACTTTACTTTAACAGGTATAGAGGTGATAATTATATGCCTGTAACGCAGCAATTTTATTTAAATGATGGTATAGGGCCAGGCATGACTACCGGAGGGTATCCTTTGCTAAATGTGTTCTTAAATGCTCAGATAAAAACTGTAAGGGTGTTTGCCCAGCTAAACCATGCCAATCAGTATATTTTTGATGAGCTATTTGATCGGGAAGGTTACTTTATGACTCCTCTGTATACAGATTTGCCCATGAACTTTATTTTTGGTGTGAACTGGAGATTCTATGATTAA
- the lpxK gene encoding tetraacyldisaccharide 4'-kinase, whose translation MKYLLLPFSYLYKLVTDFRNLLFKKNILKSFQFETKVIGVGNLSVGGTGKTPHVEYLVKLLGEKFSIGILSRGYGRKTKGFILADDSCSADTIGDEPYQYYLKFKPEVSVAVGEERITAIPAMLKENTDIDLVVLDDAFQHRYVKPHVNILLSEYGRPFFKDFIMPAGRLRESKKGAKRADVIVITKCPTSLSEKDKNYYIKKIKKYSKPNVPVFFTSYKYGTPIAFSGQQQVPSKNILLLTGIAGTDYLCTFLKHKYHIVKHLKYSDHHRYNKYDIAKIVKEYHRYSEASELVVFTTEKDMVRLIHLKDLLDNIPVFYLPIEVQFTDEGARQEFAERIFEFTYK comes from the coding sequence GTGAAATATCTATTATTGCCTTTTTCTTACCTTTATAAGCTTGTTACCGATTTTCGTAACCTGCTTTTTAAGAAAAACATTTTAAAGTCCTTTCAGTTTGAAACCAAAGTAATTGGAGTGGGTAACCTCTCGGTAGGAGGGACGGGGAAAACTCCTCATGTAGAATATCTGGTGAAATTGCTCGGCGAAAAATTTTCTATTGGAATTTTAAGCCGTGGTTATGGACGAAAAACCAAAGGGTTTATTTTGGCTGACGATTCCTGTTCTGCTGATACCATTGGGGATGAGCCATACCAATATTATTTAAAATTTAAACCAGAGGTTTCTGTAGCGGTAGGCGAGGAGCGCATTACTGCTATCCCGGCTATGCTCAAAGAGAACACTGATATAGACTTGGTTGTTTTAGATGATGCTTTTCAACACCGTTATGTAAAGCCGCATGTCAATATACTGCTCTCCGAATATGGCAGGCCTTTTTTTAAAGATTTTATCATGCCAGCAGGCCGTTTGCGTGAAAGCAAAAAAGGTGCTAAAAGAGCAGATGTAATTGTGATAACAAAGTGCCCAACCAGTTTGAGCGAAAAAGATAAAAATTACTATATCAAGAAAATCAAAAAGTATAGCAAGCCCAATGTGCCTGTTTTTTTTACCTCTTATAAGTATGGAACTCCTATCGCTTTCTCTGGACAGCAACAAGTCCCTAGCAAAAACATACTGCTTCTTACAGGGATAGCGGGCACTGATTACTTGTGCACTTTTTTAAAACATAAATACCATATAGTAAAACATTTAAAATATAGCGACCATCATAGATATAATAAGTATGATATAGCAAAAATAGTTAAAGAATACCACCGTTATAGTGAGGCTAGTGAGCTAGTGGTTTTTACTACAGAAAAAGACATGGTTAGGCTTATTCATTTAAAGGACCTTTTAGACAATATACCTGTTTTTTATCTGCCTATTGAAGTACAGTTTACTGACGAAGGCGCCCGTCAGGAATTTGCTGAAAGGATTTTTGAATTTACTTATAAATAA
- a CDS encoding Nif3-like dinuclear metal center hexameric protein, with protein MTKISEVVNYLESIAPTALQESYDNSGLLTGNSSTEVKNILITLDTTEDVIKEAIANNCNLIISHHPIIFKGLKKLTGSNYVERTIIEAIKNDIAIYAVHTNLDNVHNGVNRKICEKIELKNLKILSPKKGTLKKLVVFIPESDKDIVLSAVYNAGAGNIGNYSECSYQLQGTGTFRPNDQANPTIGAANTKEQVKEVRAEVIYPAWKENGILQALKEAHPYEEPAYDLVALENTDFYNGSGMYGELENPLPPQAFLKYLKEKMQLSCIRHTQLPEKPVKKVAVCGGSGSFLLKNAIKQKADVYITSDFKYHEFFDAENKIIIADIGHYESEVFTKELIKEFMSKKFTNIALILSNTTTNPISYY; from the coding sequence ATGACAAAGATAAGCGAAGTAGTCAATTATCTTGAATCTATTGCACCAACTGCACTTCAGGAAAGCTATGACAACAGCGGCTTGCTGACCGGTAATAGCAGTACAGAGGTAAAAAATATATTGATTACACTAGACACTACAGAAGACGTAATCAAAGAAGCCATTGCGAATAACTGTAACCTCATCATTTCCCATCATCCCATAATTTTCAAGGGTTTAAAAAAACTTACCGGCAGTAATTATGTAGAGCGTACCATTATAGAAGCAATCAAAAACGATATTGCTATTTATGCTGTGCATACGAATCTGGACAATGTACATAATGGGGTAAATAGAAAAATTTGCGAGAAAATTGAACTTAAGAACCTAAAAATCCTTTCTCCTAAAAAGGGTACATTAAAAAAATTAGTAGTTTTTATTCCTGAATCAGATAAAGATATTGTTTTAAGTGCTGTATATAATGCCGGTGCCGGAAATATTGGCAACTACAGCGAATGCAGCTATCAACTGCAAGGCACAGGAACATTCCGGCCTAACGACCAGGCAAACCCCACTATTGGAGCGGCTAACACCAAGGAACAGGTAAAAGAAGTAAGGGCGGAAGTCATTTATCCCGCTTGGAAAGAAAACGGTATTTTACAAGCCCTAAAAGAGGCGCACCCTTATGAAGAGCCCGCTTATGATCTAGTAGCCCTAGAAAACACAGATTTTTACAATGGTTCCGGAATGTATGGAGAGCTAGAAAACCCGCTCCCTCCACAAGCATTCCTGAAGTACCTTAAAGAGAAAATGCAATTGTCTTGCATCCGACATACACAACTCCCGGAAAAACCCGTTAAAAAAGTAGCTGTTTGTGGAGGATCAGGAAGTTTCCTATTAAAAAATGCCATTAAACAAAAAGCCGATGTTTACATAACTTCAGATTTCAAATACCATGAATTTTTCGATGCCGAAAATAAAATTATAATTGCCGATATAGGCCATTATGAAAGTGAAGTTTTTACTAAAGAACTCATTAAGGAGTTTATGTCAAAAAAATTCACTAATATTGCACTCATTTTATCTAATACTACAACCAACCCGATAAGTTATTACTGA
- a CDS encoding C4-type zinc ribbon domain-containing protein gives MESTVAQKLEALVRLQTIDSKLVEIQKIRGDLPEEVRDLEDELAGYETRIEKYNKEIENLQQEVSNNKQAIKDAEKLIKKYEEQQMNVRNNREYDAITKEVELQNLEIQISEKRIKEAHHKIDLKNKEIEDTQGILDERKKDLQNKNNELSQIISESKDEEAQLMKEREKASKQIEERLLHSYNRIRTNTVNGLAVVSVKRDACGGCFNTVPPQRQGDIREKKKLIVCEHCGRILADVEAPVLETSKK, from the coding sequence ATGGAAAGTACCGTAGCACAAAAACTAGAAGCCCTCGTAAGACTCCAAACAATAGACTCTAAACTTGTTGAGATACAAAAAATAAGAGGTGATCTTCCTGAAGAAGTTAGAGACCTTGAAGACGAGCTTGCTGGTTACGAAACAAGAATTGAAAAATATAATAAAGAAATTGAAAACCTACAGCAGGAGGTTTCCAACAACAAACAGGCCATAAAAGACGCGGAAAAGCTCATCAAGAAATACGAAGAGCAACAAATGAATGTTAGAAATAACCGCGAGTATGATGCCATTACCAAGGAAGTTGAGCTTCAAAACCTTGAAATTCAAATTTCTGAAAAAAGAATCAAAGAGGCGCACCATAAAATTGACCTGAAAAACAAAGAGATCGAGGATACGCAAGGTATACTTGATGAAAGAAAGAAAGACCTGCAAAACAAAAACAATGAGCTAAGCCAGATCATTTCTGAAAGCAAAGATGAAGAAGCTCAGTTGATGAAAGAAAGAGAGAAAGCAAGCAAACAAATTGAAGAAAGGTTGCTACACTCTTATAATAGAATCAGAACAAATACAGTAAACGGTCTTGCTGTCGTTTCTGTAAAAAGGGATGCTTGTGGCGGATGTTTTAACACCGTTCCTCCTCAAAGGCAAGGAGACATCAGAGAAAAGAAAAAGCTGATCGTGTGTGAGCACTGTGGAAGAATTCTTGCTGACGTAGAAGCCCCTGTTCTTGAAACGTCCAAAAAGTAA
- a CDS encoding tetratricopeptide repeat protein: protein MIEISFTERVVHKFHPFFIVATLLLFSSPLKAQFAFTPETKEAYQNLIKLKTVPASQQLSKALQKKPTDGIAIYLENYIDVLTVFINEDPELYKQLLPNENKRLEQLKNLDKKSPWYLFTMAEVKLQWAFVKAKSGDEISAAWSIRQAYKMLEENQRKYPDFLPNKKSFGLMHILIGSIPEKYLWIAKLAGMHGKVPTGLSMLDEVIAHDKTYALESQIIKLSTAYYILNEKNLTDIKQLYQKHPDNLLLSFIYSSILMKETQSEAALKVLSTAPSGTDYLSLPFLHYMHGLIYLNKGDYHVSQTYFHRYLKMHKGSNFIKDTWFRLFLTHWLPGKHQEAEKSLSKVLTQGAAVYDADKYAESFAKKRHFPNKQLMKARLFTDGGYNDLAIKSLDSISLKELLTPSDNIEYHYRYARVYHKTGNLQQAIEKYQETINVAEHTPLYFAPNAALQLGYIFKSIGDIQKAEEYFNLALSFKNHEYKNSIDNKAKAALSEIGK, encoded by the coding sequence TTGATAGAAATTAGTTTTACAGAAAGGGTGGTTCATAAGTTCCACCCTTTTTTTATCGTTGCCACCCTACTTCTATTTTCCTCTCCCCTAAAGGCACAGTTTGCCTTTACACCAGAAACAAAAGAGGCCTACCAAAATCTAATAAAGCTAAAAACGGTACCTGCTTCCCAACAGTTGTCCAAAGCCCTTCAGAAAAAACCTACTGACGGCATTGCCATTTACCTTGAAAACTATATTGATGTTCTTACAGTTTTCATAAACGAAGACCCTGAACTGTACAAACAGCTTTTGCCCAACGAAAATAAGCGTCTTGAGCAGCTCAAAAATCTGGACAAGAAGTCTCCTTGGTACCTGTTTACAATGGCTGAGGTAAAACTGCAATGGGCTTTTGTAAAAGCTAAATCAGGGGATGAAATCAGTGCAGCTTGGAGTATCCGGCAAGCCTACAAAATGCTTGAAGAAAACCAGCGGAAATATCCTGACTTCCTGCCTAACAAAAAGTCTTTTGGCCTTATGCACATACTTATAGGTTCCATACCTGAAAAATATTTATGGATAGCCAAGCTGGCTGGCATGCACGGTAAAGTCCCGACAGGTTTATCCATGCTCGACGAAGTAATAGCGCACGACAAAACTTATGCTTTAGAAAGCCAGATCATAAAGCTTTCTACGGCCTATTACATATTAAACGAAAAAAATCTAACAGACATAAAGCAGTTGTACCAAAAACACCCTGACAACTTACTCTTAAGCTTTATTTACTCCTCCATATTAATGAAGGAAACCCAAAGCGAAGCTGCATTGAAAGTACTGTCGACAGCGCCATCAGGTACCGATTATTTGTCGTTACCGTTTTTGCACTATATGCATGGACTCATTTACTTAAACAAAGGTGACTACCATGTTTCCCAAACCTACTTTCACCGATACCTCAAAATGCACAAGGGCAGCAACTTTATTAAAGATACTTGGTTTAGGTTATTCCTAACCCATTGGCTGCCCGGTAAACATCAAGAAGCCGAAAAGTCTTTATCTAAAGTGCTTACCCAAGGGGCTGCTGTATATGATGCGGATAAATATGCCGAAAGTTTTGCGAAAAAACGGCACTTTCCAAATAAACAGCTTATGAAAGCAAGGCTATTTACAGACGGTGGTTATAACGATTTGGCCATAAAAAGCCTGGACAGCATTTCCCTGAAAGAGCTTCTAACGCCTTCTGACAATATTGAATACCATTATAGATACGCAAGGGTATATCACAAAACCGGTAACCTGCAACAGGCCATAGAAAAGTACCAGGAAACCATAAATGTTGCAGAACATACCCCATTATACTTTGCCCCTAACGCTGCACTTCAATTAGGCTATATTTTTAAAAGCATTGGGGATATACAAAAAGCGGAAGAATATTTTAATTTAGCGCTTTCGTTTAAGAACCATGAATACAAAAACAGCATAGACAACAAAGCCAAAGCGGCCTTAAGTGAAATTGGGAAGTAA
- a CDS encoding anthranilate synthase component I family protein — MKEKSFKVNEHFFQKALYRASKESYAICLHGNQIPFPYGSFPTIIAFGAKDSLILPAGNAIASLRDFHKKHQGWLFGYLGYDLKNEIENLKSTNADQALLPDLAFFSPLHILFFDQGGVTILSPNPDSIYLEISNWNDYTDKVVPQVPSVKCNMSRETYLEKVKKVRQHIYEGDVYELNLCMEFFSEPALLSPEDSWLKLLEFSPAPFSAYLKLKDQYLLSASPERFLKKVGKKLITQPIKGTSRRGTDKAEDELLKQRLKSSEKEQAENMMITDLCRNDLAQSSTPGSVIVEELFGIYTFAQVHQMISTVVSEMLPEKHWSEAIRNAFPMGSMTGAPKIRAMELIDALEESKRGLFSGATGYIAPNGDFDFNVVIRSIIYNKPKQYLSFHAGSAITWDSVPEDEYQECLLKTKAIRQLLNQPLT; from the coding sequence ATGAAAGAAAAGAGCTTTAAGGTTAATGAACATTTTTTTCAAAAAGCTTTATACCGGGCTAGTAAAGAGTCGTACGCCATTTGCTTACATGGCAACCAAATTCCATTCCCTTATGGGTCTTTTCCTACCATCATTGCCTTTGGCGCTAAAGATTCACTGATACTACCTGCCGGAAATGCCATTGCATCATTAAGAGATTTTCATAAAAAGCATCAGGGTTGGCTCTTTGGTTATTTAGGCTATGATCTTAAAAATGAAATTGAAAATCTAAAAAGCACTAATGCAGACCAAGCATTACTGCCAGACCTAGCATTTTTCAGTCCTCTGCACATTCTTTTTTTTGATCAAGGCGGTGTAACTATTTTGTCTCCCAACCCCGACAGCATATACCTCGAGATCTCTAACTGGAACGACTATACAGATAAAGTCGTCCCACAGGTTCCGTCTGTTAAGTGTAATATGAGCAGAGAAACATATCTGGAGAAGGTAAAAAAAGTACGACAGCATATTTACGAAGGAGATGTTTACGAGCTCAACCTTTGTATGGAGTTTTTCTCTGAGCCTGCACTGCTAAGCCCAGAGGATTCATGGCTTAAACTCTTGGAGTTTTCACCTGCCCCCTTCTCTGCGTATCTAAAATTAAAAGATCAGTATTTGCTTTCTGCTTCACCCGAAAGGTTTTTAAAGAAAGTAGGGAAAAAGCTAATCACCCAACCAATAAAAGGAACAAGCCGACGAGGTACAGATAAGGCAGAAGATGAGTTGTTAAAGCAAAGACTGAAAAGCAGCGAAAAAGAACAGGCGGAGAATATGATGATAACGGACCTATGCAGAAATGATTTAGCCCAAAGTTCCACCCCTGGCTCTGTTATAGTAGAAGAGCTGTTTGGCATATATACCTTTGCCCAAGTACACCAAATGATCTCTACAGTAGTCTCAGAAATGCTACCGGAAAAACATTGGTCAGAAGCCATTAGAAATGCGTTCCCTATGGGAAGTATGACAGGAGCGCCCAAAATACGGGCCATGGAACTTATAGATGCGCTGGAAGAAAGCAAAAGAGGACTTTTCTCGGGTGCTACAGGCTATATCGCCCCTAATGGAGATTTTGACTTTAACGTGGTCATCAGAAGCATTATCTATAACAAACCTAAGCAGTACTTATCGTTTCATGCCGGAAGTGCCATCACATGGGATTCTGTACCTGAAGACGAGTACCAGGAGTGCCTACTGAAAACCAAAGCCATTCGACAGTTGCTCAATCAACCCCTCACCTAA